The following proteins come from a genomic window of Desulfocurvibacter africanus subsp. africanus DSM 2603:
- a CDS encoding Hsp20/alpha crystallin family protein: MAKYNWSPWIAAVTKARQERPAETVGHPGCRLPGRGGQYAWHPCLDMYESASGVTLSVELPGLSREDISLEIESRGLLISGERRPEKDPEEGVFHMLERSHGRFVRHVDLPEGLDLSAIRAVLRDGVLTVSVPRAPSGGGRRIQVED; encoded by the coding sequence ATGGCCAAATACAACTGGTCGCCCTGGATCGCGGCTGTGACCAAAGCCAGGCAGGAACGACCTGCCGAAACAGTGGGCCATCCTGGCTGCAGACTTCCCGGGCGCGGTGGGCAATACGCGTGGCATCCCTGCCTGGACATGTACGAGTCCGCCTCGGGCGTGACCCTAAGCGTGGAGCTGCCCGGCCTGAGCCGCGAGGACATCTCCCTCGAAATCGAAAGCCGCGGACTGCTCATTTCCGGTGAGCGCCGCCCGGAGAAGGACCCGGAGGAAGGCGTTTTCCACATGTTGGAACGCTCCCACGGCCGTTTCGTCCGCCATGTGGACCTGCCCGAGGGCCTGGACCTGTCCGCCATACGGGCCGTGCTGCGCGACGGGGTGCTCACCGTAAGCGTGCCGCGTGCACCATCGGGCGGAGGCAGGCGCATCCAGGTGGAGGATTAG
- a CDS encoding ATP-dependent 6-phosphofructokinase, with translation MAKPSQKSRLCPDPIPHPEDTVIPALGKAKIDSPLRHGRFISDDSRVLLDVHTTSCDTRGDNTSSMEEAGPREKIYFDPSKTKCAVVTAGGLCPGINDVIRSIVLEAFHNYGVSAVMGIRYGLEGFIPKYGHEIMELNPMAVSRIHQFGGTILGSSRGPQPIDGIVDALERLNINILFMIGGDGTMRAAEKIQQEIAGRDLRIGIIGIPKTIDNDIQYVSTTFGFDTAVGKACEAIDCAHTEANGAPNGIGLVKVMGRESGFIAAQASMALKDVNFVLVPEDPFELDGETGLLKALERRIRRRGHAVIVTAEGAGQDLLKSTGQTDASGNPVLGDIASLLIGSIKDHFKKAGIDMTLKYIDPSYIIRSVPANTNDRIYCGFLGQNAVHAGMAGKTAMMVSRWNSQYVNVPLQLITRGGRKRIDTCSNYWRSVLESTGQLSYFQGDGVV, from the coding sequence ATGGCCAAGCCAAGTCAAAAATCGAGGCTCTGCCCCGATCCCATCCCCCATCCCGAGGATACGGTCATCCCCGCGCTCGGCAAGGCGAAGATAGACTCGCCGCTGCGACATGGCCGCTTCATTTCCGACGACTCGCGCGTGCTGCTCGACGTGCACACTACCTCTTGCGATACGCGGGGCGACAATACGTCCTCCATGGAGGAGGCCGGCCCGCGCGAGAAGATCTACTTCGACCCGTCCAAGACCAAGTGCGCAGTGGTCACGGCCGGCGGCCTGTGCCCCGGCATCAATGACGTTATCCGTTCCATCGTGCTGGAAGCCTTCCATAACTATGGCGTGTCCGCGGTCATGGGTATCCGCTACGGCCTGGAGGGCTTCATCCCCAAGTACGGGCACGAGATCATGGAGCTGAATCCCATGGCCGTCTCGCGCATCCACCAGTTCGGCGGGACCATACTGGGCTCCTCGCGCGGGCCGCAGCCCATCGACGGCATCGTCGACGCCCTGGAGCGGCTGAACATCAACATCCTGTTCATGATCGGCGGCGACGGAACCATGCGCGCTGCCGAGAAGATCCAGCAGGAGATCGCCGGCCGCGACCTGCGTATCGGCATCATCGGCATCCCCAAGACCATTGACAACGACATCCAGTACGTGTCCACGACCTTCGGCTTCGACACGGCCGTGGGCAAGGCCTGCGAGGCCATCGACTGCGCGCACACCGAGGCCAACGGTGCGCCCAACGGCATCGGGCTGGTAAAGGTCATGGGCCGCGAATCGGGCTTCATCGCGGCCCAGGCTTCCATGGCCCTCAAGGACGTGAATTTCGTGCTCGTGCCCGAGGACCCCTTCGAACTCGACGGCGAAACCGGCCTGCTCAAGGCCCTTGAACGGCGCATCCGCCGGCGCGGCCACGCGGTCATCGTCACGGCAGAGGGCGCGGGCCAGGACCTGCTCAAGTCCACGGGCCAGACCGACGCCTCGGGCAACCCGGTGCTGGGGGACATCGCCAGCCTGCTCATCGGCAGCATCAAGGACCACTTCAAGAAGGCGGGCATCGACATGACGCTCAAATACATCGACCCGAGCTACATCATCCGCTCGGTGCCGGCCAACACCAATGACCGTATCTACTGCGGGTTCCTGGGCCAGAACGCGGTGCACGCGGGCATGGCCGGCAAGACGGCCATGATGGTCAGCCGCTGGAACTCCCAGTACGTGAACGTGCCCCTGCAGCTCATCACCCGCGGCGGCCGCAAGCGCATCGACACCTGCTCCAACTACTGGCGCAGCGTGCTCGAATCCACGGGGCAGTTGTCCTATTTCCAGGGGGACGGCGTGGTTTGA
- a CDS encoding trypsin-like peptidase domain-containing protein yields the protein MRALSSNRPIAILLSCLLCLLLTQAFGGRAALAAQTPDNDLRRSPIVRAVEKVAPAVVNITAARQEQRSMNPFADFFGQEMQPFFGQMFPETQRTVIATSLGSGVIIDGKAGLILTNAHVVAEATDVTVRLQDGREFAVELVGADPDFDLAVLRVNRKELKGQALPQTAMGDSSFILIGETVIAIGNPFGFTHTVTTGVISAVNRTVRTDEVAFTDFIQTDAAINPGNSGGPLLNILGELIGVNTAIQAQAQGIGFAIPINKARRVVDELVASGRVAHIWLGLDGQDLDQASASYFGLARCAGMLVTLVRPGTPAARAGLKPGDVLQTVDGLAVQDKDHYLDILRNYTVNQPMTLGVQRDGKLLKVEARGARFDAATAQRLAVERWGLSIDERSSRGAAAVSRVNPNSPAGKLGLRSGDAILQIGAYHMANADDFIKAFSRYRLKNMVLMKVARGGRAYIVRLRI from the coding sequence ATGCGCGCGCTTTCATCTAATCGGCCCATTGCGATTCTCCTGTCCTGCTTGCTCTGTCTGCTGCTCACGCAAGCCTTTGGGGGTCGCGCCGCCCTGGCCGCGCAGACACCCGACAACGACTTACGGCGCTCGCCCATCGTACGCGCCGTGGAGAAAGTCGCGCCCGCCGTGGTCAACATAACGGCAGCTCGTCAGGAGCAGCGCAGCATGAACCCCTTCGCCGACTTCTTCGGCCAGGAGATGCAGCCCTTCTTCGGCCAGATGTTCCCCGAAACCCAACGCACGGTCATCGCCACCAGCCTGGGCTCGGGCGTCATCATCGACGGCAAGGCCGGGCTCATCCTGACCAACGCGCACGTCGTGGCCGAAGCAACCGACGTGACCGTGCGTCTGCAGGACGGTCGCGAATTCGCCGTGGAACTGGTGGGAGCGGACCCGGACTTCGACCTGGCCGTGCTGCGCGTGAACAGGAAGGAGCTGAAGGGCCAAGCCCTGCCCCAGACCGCAATGGGCGATTCGTCCTTCATCCTTATCGGCGAGACCGTCATCGCCATCGGCAACCCCTTCGGTTTCACGCACACCGTGACCACCGGCGTGATCTCGGCCGTCAACCGTACGGTGCGCACCGACGAGGTCGCCTTCACGGATTTCATCCAGACCGACGCGGCCATCAACCCCGGCAACTCCGGCGGGCCGCTGCTCAACATCCTTGGCGAGCTCATCGGAGTGAACACGGCCATCCAGGCCCAGGCCCAAGGCATCGGCTTCGCCATCCCAATCAACAAGGCCCGCCGCGTGGTGGATGAGCTGGTCGCCTCGGGCCGCGTGGCCCACATCTGGCTCGGCCTGGACGGCCAGGACCTGGACCAGGCCTCGGCCAGTTACTTCGGGCTGGCCCGCTGCGCCGGCATGCTCGTGACCCTTGTGCGCCCCGGCACTCCCGCTGCGCGCGCCGGCCTCAAACCCGGCGACGTGCTCCAGACCGTCGACGGTCTGGCCGTGCAGGACAAGGATCACTACCTGGACATCCTGCGCAACTACACCGTGAACCAGCCCATGACGCTTGGCGTGCAGCGCGACGGAAAGCTCCTGAAGGTCGAGGCACGCGGAGCGCGCTTCGATGCCGCCACGGCCCAGCGATTGGCCGTCGAACGTTGGGGCCTGAGCATCGACGAACGCTCCTCGCGGGGCGCGGCGGCCGTGAGCCGCGTGAACCCGAACAGCCCGGCCGGCAAACTCGGCCTGCGCTCCGGCGACGCCATCCTGCAGATCGGCGCATACCACATGGCCAACGCCGACGACTTCATCAAGGCCTTCTCCCGCTACCGCCTCAAGAACATGGTGCTCATGAAGGTGGCGCGCGGCGGCCGGGCCTATATCGTGCGCCTGCGCATATAG
- a CDS encoding metallophosphoesterase family protein, which yields MRIAVISDIHGNLNALRRVLDDIESQRAEDIVCLGDTVGYGPEPEECLSLVRERGISMVMGNHEQALADPAFLDGFNPHAREALRHTATFLSADSLNYIRQLPRFIVRHGARFVHGLPPESVGTYLFQADTRKLRGIFEAARERICFVGHTHELLLVWYDGERATKDELRPGLNPVVPSYRYIVNVGSVGQPRDGDNRAKYVIWNRKAHTVELRRVEYGYKDTAAKIIARGFDKRYAERLY from the coding sequence ATGCGCATAGCCGTCATCTCCGACATCCACGGCAACCTGAACGCCCTGCGTCGGGTCCTGGACGATATCGAAAGCCAGAGGGCCGAGGATATCGTCTGCCTGGGCGACACCGTGGGCTACGGCCCCGAGCCCGAGGAGTGCCTGAGCCTCGTGCGTGAGCGAGGCATCTCCATGGTCATGGGCAACCACGAGCAGGCCCTGGCCGACCCCGCGTTTCTCGACGGCTTCAACCCGCACGCCCGCGAAGCCCTGCGGCATACGGCCACATTCCTCTCCGCCGACTCCCTGAACTACATCCGCCAACTGCCGCGCTTCATCGTGCGCCACGGCGCGCGCTTCGTGCACGGCCTGCCGCCGGAAAGCGTGGGGACATACCTCTTTCAGGCCGACACGCGGAAGCTGCGCGGAATCTTCGAGGCCGCGCGTGAGCGCATCTGCTTCGTGGGTCACACCCACGAGCTGCTGCTCGTGTGGTATGACGGCGAACGCGCCACCAAGGATGAGCTTCGGCCGGGCCTGAATCCCGTGGTGCCCTCCTACCGTTACATCGTCAACGTGGGCAGCGTGGGCCAACCCCGCGACGGCGACAACCGCGCCAAGTACGTTATCTGGAACAGAAAGGCGCACACGGTGGAACTGCGCCGCGTAGAGTACGGCTACAAGGACACGGCGGCCAAGATCATCGCGCGGGGGTTCGACAAGCGGTATGCGGAGAGGCTGTACTGA
- a CDS encoding dihydroorotase, with product MAAPELVIRNARCLGRAVDLLVSDGKVLELTDHAPDRDYGAARTVDAGGAILLPALIDAHTHLREPGFEYKEDIASGLAAAAHGGFGRIMCMANTRPVNDHAPITQAMLGAARKTWPQGPFLHPIGALTKDLKGQELAPMAELAEVGCVAFSNDGLPVADTERFRRAVEYAASVGRPVIDHCEDPHMAPAAGVNEGAISSRLGLRGQPDVAEAVQVARDILLAEYLAIPIHLAHISCIRSLEFIRAAKARGVAVTAETCPHYLLLTEEAVDGYRTEAKVNPPLRTQADLQAMRAAIADGTIDMLATDHAPHAAHEKDVEFDLAPCGISGLDTALPLTWDLVREGVLDEAAFRRLWHERPAEVFGLPANYFRPGDPADFILFDPEARWTLTTETMRSKGKNTPFLGREMRGRCTLLSMAGNVVLG from the coding sequence ATGGCCGCACCTGAACTGGTTATCCGCAATGCGCGGTGCTTGGGCCGGGCCGTGGACCTGCTCGTGTCCGACGGCAAGGTGCTGGAGCTGACCGATCACGCGCCCGATCGGGACTATGGCGCAGCGCGAACCGTGGATGCAGGCGGCGCGATCCTGCTGCCGGCGCTCATCGACGCACACACGCACCTGCGCGAGCCCGGCTTCGAATACAAGGAAGACATTGCCTCGGGCCTGGCTGCCGCCGCGCACGGCGGCTTCGGCCGGATCATGTGCATGGCCAACACGCGGCCCGTCAACGACCACGCACCCATAACGCAGGCCATGCTCGGCGCGGCCCGCAAGACTTGGCCCCAGGGCCCGTTCCTGCACCCCATCGGCGCGCTGACCAAGGACCTGAAGGGCCAGGAGCTGGCGCCCATGGCCGAATTGGCCGAGGTCGGCTGCGTGGCCTTCTCCAACGACGGCTTGCCCGTGGCCGATACGGAACGCTTCCGTCGCGCCGTGGAGTACGCGGCCAGCGTGGGCCGGCCGGTCATCGACCACTGCGAGGACCCGCACATGGCCCCAGCCGCGGGTGTCAACGAAGGCGCGATCTCCAGCCGCCTGGGCCTGCGCGGCCAGCCCGACGTGGCCGAAGCCGTGCAGGTGGCCCGCGACATCCTGCTGGCCGAATATCTGGCCATTCCCATCCATCTGGCGCACATCAGCTGCATCCGCTCGCTGGAGTTCATCCGTGCGGCCAAGGCGCGCGGCGTGGCGGTCACGGCCGAGACCTGCCCGCACTACCTGCTGCTGACCGAAGAGGCCGTGGACGGCTACCGCACCGAGGCCAAGGTCAACCCGCCACTGCGCACGCAGGCCGACCTGCAGGCCATGCGCGCGGCCATTGCCGACGGCACCATCGACATGCTCGCCACGGACCATGCCCCGCACGCCGCGCACGAGAAGGATGTGGAGTTCGACTTGGCCCCGTGCGGCATCTCCGGCCTGGATACGGCCCTGCCGCTGACCTGGGATCTGGTGCGCGAAGGCGTGCTGGACGAAGCGGCCTTCCGACGCCTGTGGCACGAACGGCCCGCCGAGGTCTTCGGCCTGCCGGCCAACTATTTCCGGCCCGGCGATCCGGCGGACTTCATCCTGTTCGATCCCGAGGCCCGCTGGACCCTCACGACCGAGACCATGCGCTCCAAGGGCAAGAACACGCCCTTCCTTGGCAGGGAGATGCGCGGACGCTGCACGCTGCTTTCCATGGCCGGCAATGTGGTGCTCGGCTAG
- a CDS encoding aspartate carbamoyltransferase catalytic subunit: MEWPHKDLLDVGQLSREEAEHVFRTGRYFQEINARPVKKVPTLKGRTVVLFFAEPSTRTKTSFDMAAKRLSADTFSLAKSGSSLTKGESLKDTAWTLQAMSLDALVIRHQASGAAQYLAERLECSVINAGDGWHAHPTQALLDAFTLYQEWGSVQGKTILILGDIAHSRVARSNVQLLTMLGAKVRLCGPRTLMPSAVGGWPVEVGYNLDEAVRGVDAVMCLRLQLERQTSCLFPDGREYARSYCLGMRHLERANAGAKILHPGPINRGLEISSDVADCPDSLILDQVASGVAVRMALLFLYVTRKEVE, translated from the coding sequence ATGGAATGGCCGCATAAGGACCTGCTGGATGTTGGACAACTCAGCCGCGAGGAAGCCGAGCACGTTTTCCGCACCGGCCGATATTTCCAGGAGATCAACGCCAGGCCGGTGAAGAAGGTGCCCACGCTCAAGGGCCGCACCGTGGTCTTGTTCTTCGCCGAGCCGAGCACGCGCACCAAGACATCCTTCGACATGGCCGCCAAGCGGCTTTCGGCCGACACCTTTTCCCTGGCCAAGTCCGGCAGTTCGCTGACCAAGGGCGAAAGTCTCAAGGACACTGCCTGGACCTTGCAGGCCATGAGCCTGGACGCCCTGGTCATACGCCACCAGGCCAGCGGCGCGGCCCAATATTTGGCCGAGCGGCTGGAGTGCTCCGTGATCAACGCGGGCGACGGCTGGCACGCCCACCCCACCCAGGCCCTGCTGGACGCCTTTACCCTGTACCAGGAATGGGGTTCGGTGCAGGGCAAGACCATCCTAATACTGGGCGACATTGCCCACAGCCGCGTTGCGCGTTCCAATGTGCAGCTGCTGACCATGCTGGGCGCGAAAGTGCGCCTGTGCGGACCGCGCACGCTCATGCCTTCGGCCGTGGGAGGCTGGCCCGTGGAGGTCGGCTATAACCTGGACGAGGCCGTGCGCGGCGTCGACGCCGTCATGTGCCTGCGGCTGCAGCTTGAGCGCCAAACCTCCTGCCTGTTCCCGGACGGGCGCGAGTACGCGCGCTCATACTGCCTGGGCATGCGCCACCTGGAACGGGCCAACGCCGGAGCGAAGATCCTGCACCCAGGCCCCATCAACCGCGGGCTGGAGATCTCCTCCGATGTCGCGGACTGCCCGGACAGCCTTATCCTCGACCAGGTGGCCAGCGGCGTGGCCGTGCGCATGGCCCTGCTTTTCCTGTACGTGACGCGCAAGGAGGTCGAATGA
- a CDS encoding zinc metalloprotease HtpX codes for MSSQLKTGLLLGLLTAIVLLIGQAIGGRGGLMLAFLFAIVMNVGSYWFSDKIVLSMYRARELAPEDAPMLHAMVDELAAEARIPKPKLYVVPQESPNAFATGRNPENAAVAVTEGIMHLLSPEELRGVIAHELAHVKNRDILVQTVAAVLAGVIVMLANWVKWTAIFGFGRSDEEGGGNPLAALAMAIVAPIAATIIQFAISRSREYLADETGARISRSPLSLAGALEKLSRGSERVPLHGNQATENMFIVNPFSGRSMMSLFSTHPPIEERVARLRQMAGAR; via the coding sequence ATGTCCAGCCAGCTCAAGACCGGCCTGCTGCTCGGCCTGCTCACCGCTATCGTCCTGCTCATCGGCCAGGCCATCGGCGGCAGGGGCGGTCTCATGCTTGCCTTTCTCTTCGCCATAGTCATGAACGTCGGCAGCTACTGGTTCTCGGACAAGATCGTCCTGTCCATGTACCGCGCCCGCGAACTCGCGCCCGAGGACGCGCCCATGCTGCACGCCATGGTGGACGAACTGGCGGCCGAGGCCCGCATTCCCAAGCCCAAACTTTACGTCGTGCCCCAGGAAAGCCCCAACGCCTTCGCCACGGGCCGCAACCCTGAAAATGCCGCCGTGGCGGTCACCGAGGGCATCATGCATCTGCTCAGCCCCGAGGAGCTGCGCGGCGTCATCGCCCACGAGCTGGCCCATGTAAAGAATCGCGACATTCTCGTGCAGACCGTGGCCGCTGTTCTGGCCGGCGTAATCGTCATGCTGGCCAACTGGGTCAAGTGGACGGCCATCTTCGGCTTTGGCCGCAGCGACGAGGAAGGCGGCGGCAACCCGCTGGCGGCCCTGGCCATGGCCATCGTCGCGCCCATCGCCGCGACCATCATCCAGTTCGCCATCTCCCGCTCGCGCGAATACCTGGCCGACGAAACCGGCGCGCGCATTTCGCGCAGCCCCCTGTCCCTGGCCGGAGCCCTGGAAAAGCTCAGTCGAGGCAGCGAGCGCGTGCCGCTGCACGGCAATCAGGCCACCGAGAACATGTTCATCGTCAACCCGTTCTCGGGCCGCAGCATGATGAGCCTGTTCTCCACCCACCCGCCCATCGAGGAGCGCGTGGCACGCCTGCGCCAGATGGCCGGCGCACGTTAA
- a CDS encoding sulfatase-like hydrolase/transferase — translation MFTSFFSVLLPTDRQLFSLLALFGLWSAFVSCLAFLPALAPVLQNASPMVRAYLLAATVSHMAMLNAAAVLIALAAYILTRSRTVAWSLAFALMLALNLFLLADAYSFSIFRLHLNAMILSLALPPTGWSSLDPTSSAVLKLALAFGVLLLAQIAGLLWAMRGAVRLKRRALVGLACVLIAIVAADKATYAYGDLFGRREILQVDKLFQLYQPFTVKRMASKTFGVKGNKGDAYAASDPATLAVGQLAYPLRPIELGQASARHNIVLVLLDAWRFDMLNEAVTPNLDVFAREHATTFANHYSGGNTSRFGVFSLLYGLPGSYWNDALKQRKGSALMDTLATAGYEFHITSSADLRWPEFRRTAFVNLAEADIRDAFDTKIKHKRDRTLTDAFAAFAAKRALGPGNKPFFYFLLFDSAQSPYSYSEEYEKLASQSALSAAGGDGLAHANRYRNALRYLDQLCGEILRAVLDTRLATNTILVFTSAHGEEFDELGFLDDSSAFTVGQTKVPMLVFWPGRPPARVERLTSHHDLAPTLLGMLGANNEPRDYSVGQDLFAEMGRSYVTSANWDATAYIDGSNVCIFPAESSSMLSTEIRDSENRPADKPGEVLKRIRPNLSRMAQDMGRFYRR, via the coding sequence ATGTTCACCAGCTTTTTTTCCGTACTGCTGCCGACAGACAGGCAGCTCTTCTCGCTTTTGGCCCTGTTCGGCCTATGGAGCGCTTTCGTCTCCTGCCTGGCTTTCCTGCCCGCCCTGGCACCGGTGCTGCAAAACGCCAGCCCCATGGTCCGCGCATACCTGCTGGCCGCCACCGTCTCGCACATGGCCATGCTCAACGCCGCCGCCGTGTTGATCGCTTTGGCTGCCTACATCCTGACCAGATCCCGCACCGTGGCCTGGAGCCTGGCCTTCGCGCTCATGTTGGCCTTGAATCTTTTCCTTCTGGCCGACGCATACTCCTTCTCCATCTTCCGCCTGCATCTCAATGCCATGATCTTGAGCCTGGCTCTGCCTCCGACCGGTTGGAGCTCCCTGGACCCGACCTCCAGCGCTGTCCTCAAACTTGCCCTGGCTTTCGGCGTGCTGCTCCTGGCGCAAATCGCCGGCCTGCTATGGGCCATGCGTGGCGCGGTCCGGCTCAAACGGCGGGCCCTCGTGGGCCTGGCTTGCGTCCTGATAGCCATCGTGGCTGCGGACAAGGCCACCTATGCCTACGGCGACCTGTTCGGCCGGCGCGAAATCCTTCAGGTCGACAAGCTGTTCCAGCTCTATCAGCCTTTTACCGTAAAGCGCATGGCGTCCAAGACCTTCGGCGTCAAGGGCAACAAGGGCGACGCTTATGCCGCGAGCGATCCGGCCACGCTCGCCGTGGGCCAACTGGCCTATCCGTTACGGCCGATTGAGCTTGGACAAGCCAGCGCACGTCATAACATCGTGCTCGTCCTCCTCGATGCCTGGCGCTTCGACATGCTGAACGAGGCCGTCACGCCCAACCTGGACGTCTTCGCCAGGGAACACGCCACGACTTTCGCCAACCACTATAGCGGCGGCAACACCAGCCGCTTCGGGGTCTTTTCCCTGCTTTACGGCCTGCCGGGCTCCTACTGGAATGATGCGCTCAAGCAGCGCAAGGGCAGCGCTCTCATGGACACCTTGGCCACGGCAGGCTACGAGTTTCATATCACGTCCAGCGCGGACCTGCGCTGGCCCGAGTTCCGCAGGACCGCCTTCGTGAACCTGGCCGAAGCCGACATACGCGATGCTTTCGATACCAAAATCAAGCACAAGCGCGACCGCACCCTCACGGACGCATTCGCGGCCTTTGCCGCCAAGCGCGCCCTCGGTCCAGGCAACAAGCCTTTCTTCTACTTCCTGCTCTTCGATTCGGCCCAAAGCCCCTACAGCTACTCCGAGGAATACGAGAAGCTCGCCTCTCAAAGCGCGTTGAGCGCCGCAGGCGGAGACGGATTGGCACATGCCAACCGCTACCGGAACGCCCTCCGTTACCTGGACCAGCTGTGCGGAGAAATCCTGCGCGCGGTGCTCGACACGCGCCTGGCCACGAACACGATCCTCGTCTTCACCAGCGCTCACGGCGAAGAATTCGATGAACTTGGCTTCCTGGATGACAGCAGCGCCTTCACCGTCGGCCAGACCAAGGTGCCCATGCTGGTCTTCTGGCCGGGCCGCCCGCCCGCCCGTGTGGAGCGACTCACCTCGCACCATGACCTCGCTCCCACGCTGCTGGGCATGCTCGGCGCGAACAACGAGCCGCGGGACTACTCCGTGGGCCAGGACCTCTTCGCGGAAATGGGCCGAAGCTACGTGACCAGCGCGAACTGGGACGCCACGGCCTACATCGACGGCTCGAACGTATGCATCTTTCCCGCCGAGAGCAGCTCGATGCTGTCCACGGAAATCCGCGACAGCGAGAACCGCCCGGCCGACAAGCCCGGCGAGGTCCTGAAGCGCATACGCCCGAATCTGTCCCGGATGGCCCAGGACATGGGGCGCTTCTACCGGCGCTAG